The genome window AGGTGCCctagagcaaggcacttaaccgtaATTGcttctgtaaatcgctctggataaaagtgtctgctaaatgacttaaaggTAAAAGCAACAGACCCCCTCAAGATTGTGATAGTAGTATACAGTGCACTTTGTCCTAATTCACTGACTTTGGTGTATAGGGAAattgggatacctagtcagttgtactgCTGAATGCATTCagcccaacccctctgaatcagagaggcacGTGTTTCTGCCTTAATCGATGTCATCATTGCCcggggaagagtgggttaactgccttgctcaggggcagaaccacagaTTTTTTTCGGCTCGGGggttcgatccagcaaccttttggttactggcccaatatgGGCTGGCAGGTGAACTATTACAAGAGAAACTAAACCATGAGGGGATTCTTAGCATAAAACCACGGGCCATCTTTGGTTGACTCCAACCTTGGTCCGGGAGGGCACCTGGTTTGATGCAGAATGGCTGCCAGTTTGGGACGAGAAGAGGTCCAATCCAGGCCTGATTTAGAGTGGACCAGGACCTTTACATACACTCTTGTCTTTAGTAATAAAGTTGATACAATTAATGTTCCCATTTCTCCATGACAACTTAATGTAAGGAGAGCAGTGGGGTGTCTGTGTAAAAATCACATTCTCATTacaaaaaataactatttacAAAACCATACAAATAGGTTTAAGTGTAAGAAAGTGGAAAAGAGGGGAGGTATAGGCTAGAGATTAGGAGAggtaagtgagtgtgtgtgtttgtttgtttgtttgtttcgtTGGGTGAGTCTGTGTATGTACATCCAAAAGTGTGTGCATTTTGGTAAGTTTAAGTCAATATTAAATGTATGTTTTCTTATGAGCGTTTTCGTGTGTGTTGTCCAGCAGAGGGAAACATTACACAGCACAGTGACGGTATAGTCAGGATACAACACAAAGAAGAGAACCAACCAGTGGTAGAAAATCATATGCAGTGGGAGGGAGTGGAAAGTTGAGGGTGAGATATGagcatacttgagtaaaaataaaagataccttaatagaaaatgactcagaaaatgaaagtcacccagtaaaatactacttgagtaaaagtctaaaagtatttggttttaaatatacttaagtatcaaaagtaaatgtaattgctaaaatctACTTAGTtaaatgtaaaagtataaatcatttcaaattccttatattaagcaaatctttttaatttacggatagccaggggcacactacaacactcacataatttacaaacaaagcatttgtgtttcgtgactcctccagatcagaggcagtagggatgaccagggatgttctcttgattagtgcatgaattggaccattttcctgtcctgctaagcataaaaaataatttgggtgtcagggaaaatgtatggagtaaaaagtacatcattttcttcaggaatgtagtcaagtaaaagtaaaagttggcaaaaatataaatagtaaagtacagttcAGAtatcccaaaaaactacttaagtagtactttaaagtattttttacttaagtacttcacaccactgGATATGAGTGAGGGCTGTGCAAATCAAAATGAAACTGTGGCAACCACACCATATATACACATCAAATAAATACATCTATGATTAATCACATTACCACATGAATAGGCAAAGTCCAATAATATATCTCTCTACAGCCCAGAGACAGGGAATCTTGGTTTTCCAGTGTGGCGTTCCGTTCCATGCCGATGTGATCCGTTCCATTCCAGGCAAAAGGGATGTGTAAGTAAAGTATTTTCGTGACATCACAATGACAAAGCTTGGGTAACCAAGGTTCCCTGTCCAGATACATTGAGTGTAAAAGAAAATGTTTTGTACTGTACAAAGCTCATGTCCTGCCACTTGTGATGTATTTCAAAACGTGTCTCATCCAGTCTTACCAAATCTGTATCTATTCATGCTGACTTGCTGCAGCTGCAACCAATCGAAAGCGGAGAAAAATAAACCGTCTGCAGTCTCATCCTGTTTGTTCTTGTATTGTCTTCTCCTTAGTGATATGAACAGAATCCTTCGACCTGTGTAATGTCATGCAGAGCTGAAGAGAggtctgatctgtgtgtgttgtctctatgCTGTATTTGGAAGGTACAGTAATTAAGTTCCACCGTTGCTACAGAAAGTGATTGGTCCGTAAACATTTGTTCACTTGAGTTTGTTGACTCTTGCAGATATTTGATGATTGGCTCATACTAGGATACTGAAAATGAGCCCTAAAGCCAGCAGAGAGCGTTCATTGAGCGGTTGTTTGGATTCATCTTAAAATTGCACAGGGACACAAATGACTGAAGGGTTTCAGGATGACTGGCTGCATTGCCTGTGAGGACATCTCCAACAGACAGTTGAAAACATAAAAGAACACAGTTGTCAAATGGATTCTGACAGTTTCTCCTTACAAGCACGTAGAAGATGAAACATCACCTTGTGATATCAGTGAAACATGTACTTCACACCATGAAGCACATTCCAAAAAAGTCTGCAAAACAAAAAAGAAGCCTCTGAAAACAACTAAATGAAAGAGGCCTACCTGTACCTGACACTGTAGTGAATGTTCAGCTGGACAGCTGTTAAGTCTTTGTGAGTCTCACTTTGAGAGCTCACCTCTCGGTACCCCCAGGGGTTTGGGCTTGGACAAGGTTAGGGGGAGAGGTCTGAgtatgctgtgtgtgttgtgtttgtgtgcgtgtgttttgaCAGTCTAGACCTGCGTGGAGTAGGATCTGTAGAGGGTGGAGTAGCGGCCTGCCGGGTGGGCGGCACAGTGGTGTTCGTGTGAGTGTTCATGTTCGTGTGGCTGGTCTAGACTTCGCTGGAAATGGAGCGAGACGGAATGAGGACATCTGGGGTGGCGGGGAACCGATACGGCTGATGGTCATGTGATCTCTGTGAAAGGAGATCCCCTCGGAGTCTGCaggggagagaaaggagtgaaaaagagagggggagggacagaagagaagagatgaggaagaaggagagagagagggaatgaaagagagagagatgtggtggaAAGAGTgatgaaaaaaagaaaaacgaGTGAGGAGCAAGAGAAACAGATCAAAAGTTGGTCAGAATGGCTGGTGAACGTAGGGATGgtagggaggacaggaggaggagagtgcaGGATGCTGGTGACATAGATAGAAGGATAGAGATCAAGTGTGGGATAAGGAAAAAGAGCAAGgtgggagacaggggagaggaggtcaGGTGAGGGTTAGTGTAGGTGACAGACAAGAGGAGACACAAGCAATCTCAAAGCTGCTCCCTTGAATCACACTTCCAACAGGTTGTCCTTCCCCAGTGCCTTCTGCTCTCCCTTATCTAAAGAGCTCACAGTGCACTTCTCATTCACTTAAACCACTGAGGGATGGTGAATGAATGCTGAGGAAGAGACTACTGCAAACGGCTCCCTCTAAAGAGCCACACATTTTCAGAGTAAAGGGTTACTGGCTCAAAGACAAGGTTTGGTGTGCTTGTGCTTTGGTTGGGGTTGAGGGTTAGGGGGTGGTGCTGGGGCATGCGCTGTGAGGGGACATCTACTTTTGGGATTGGGGGGGACgacagaaggggagagaaagggtgcatgtctgcccccccccccctgtgtgTGCAGCCCTTCCGCTCACCAACCCCCACCCCTTACCTGAGTTCCACTTAACTTTTCGAGTGGACTCTCCACACAGGGCAGAGCCACCATGGGCATGCCTAGCACCGACTCAGGGCGCTGGGGCCgcgggggaaggggagggggccTCGTCTGCTGGAAGTTGTTGATCACACAcgtcacctggagagagagagagagcgagagagagggaaaaactgAGTTAATAAGAAAAGGTAAtgccaaaagtattgggacagtgataattgtgttgtttttttggCTCTGTACCCCagaactttggatttgaaatgatacaatgactatgagtgtagactgtcagctttaatttgagggtattttcaacAATACCAgatgaaccatttagaaattacagaacTTTTTGTATATAGTCccaccattttaggggaccaaaagtattgggacaaattcacttatcaaatcaaattgtattagtcacatgtgccgaatacaacaggtgaaacacttacttacgagcccattcccaacattgcagagttaaaaagtaagacaaatatttgtacaaaaaaactaaatagtaagacaataaaaacaataacaaagatacagttgaagtcggaagtttacatacaccttagccaaatacatttaaactcaacttttcacaattcctgacatttaatcctagtaaaaattccctgtcttagttcagttaggatcaccactttattttaagaatgtgaaatgtcaaaataatagtagagagaatgatttatttcagattttatttctttcatcacattctcagtgggtcagaagttgacatacactcaattagatttttggtagaattgccttttaaattgtttaacttgggtcaaacgttttgggtagccttccacaagcttcccacaataagttgggtgaattttggcccattcctcttgacagagctggtgtaactgagtcgggtttgtaggcctccttgatcgcacacattttagttctgcccacaatgttctataggcttgaggtcagggctttgtgatggccactccaattccttgacgttgttgtccttaagccattttgccacaacattggaagtatgcttggagtaaTTGTcaatttgaaagacccatttgcgaccaagcttgaacttcctgactgatgtcttgagatgttgcttcaatatatccacataattttccattctcatgatgccatctattttctgaagtgcaccagtccctcctgcagcaaagcacccccacaacatgatgcagccacccccgtgcttcacggttgggatggtgtttttcggcttgcaagccttcccctttttcctccaaacataacgatggtcattatggccaaacagttgtatttttgtttcatcagaccagaggacatttctccaaaaagtacgatctttgtccccgtgtgcagttgcaaactgtagtcttgcttttttatggcggttttggagcagtagcttcttccttgctgagcagcctttcaggttatgtcaatataggactcgttttactgtggatatagatatttttgttccggtttcctccagcatcttcacaaggtcctttgctgttgttctgggattgatttgcacttttcacaccaaagtacgttcatctctaggagacagaacgcgtctccttcctgagcggtatgacggctgcgtggtcccatggtatttatacttgcgtactattgtttgtacagatgaacgtggtaccttcaggcgtttggaaattgctcccaaggatgaaccagacttgtggaggtctacaatgttttttctgaggtcttggctgatttcttttgattttcccatgatgtcaagcaaaaaggcactgagtttgaaagtaggccttgaaatacatccacaggtacacctccaattgactcaaattatgttaattagcctatcaaaagcttctaaagccatgacatcattttctggaattttacaagctgtttaaaggcacagtcaacttagtgcatgtaaacttctgacccactggaattgtaatacagtgaattataagtgaaataatctgtctgtaaacaattgttggaaaaattacttgtgtcatgcacaaagtagatgtcctaactgacttgccaaaactatagtttgttaacaagaaatttgtggagtagttgaaaaacgagttaatgactccaacctaagtgtacgtaaacttccgacttcaactgtatgtacacaaggagtaccagtactgagtgaatatgcaggggtacgaggtagttgaggtaattggtttagacatttttgctaattttgaaaaaataaaaacctgaaataacacatttacacacagttgaagtcggaagtcattaaaacttgtttttcaaccactacataaattgctcagtttggtcacaGACTTGGCACTCCCGTAccacttgcagtgcggtagcagagaggacttgggtgactggagtctgagaCAGTTTAGGCCTTCCTCCGACACCGCCtggtgtattaaagtagtcaaacgtttagtatttggtcccatattcctaacaCACAATGATTacgtcaagcttgtgactctacaaatttgttggatgcatttactgtttgttttgcctgtgtttcagattattttgtgccctgtagaaataatgtattgtgtcattttggagtcacttttattgtaaataagaatagaatatgttctAAACAcgtctacattcatgtggatgctaacATGATTAAAGATAGTCaagaatgaatcatgaataaccTCTTACCACTACAATAACAGGGAAGGTTAGCATTTTGGGGGTGGGGTGGTATGAAATTCCGGCCTCAAAATTTCTCACTCCTCATTATtctacttttggagctcactgtaagtGAAATGAGAGTGATATTTCTCATCCCATGGTGAGAAGTACCAGGATTAACAGCCCCTGTGCTTATGAACTTAAATATCAACGtaaaatgtcatcaatatacatcACCGTTACATTCTATCACCCTCATCTCCCGGAATAATGACTTCCCTaaccattccctccctccctccctctcaccagaAACACAGCGATGGCTCCTCCGGTGAAGAAGCCGGCCAGGACGTCGGCCCAGTGGTTGCGGTACTCTGCCACCTTGACCACTCCCACCAGCATGGCCAGGCATAGCAGGGTCAGGCTGACCGTAGGCTTGGTCAGCCGAGTGCCTTTGGTCCGGAATACCAGCGTCACATACatctgagacagacagaggtagggggaggagaCCAGGAGGACTGTCAGGAATTGTAATACTGTAGGCTGGGTATCAACTCTATACTATAGGGTGGTATACCATAACATGTGTATCGAACTGTCCAAACTCCTACTCCCCAGACCAGAACCTACCACAGTGTAGACTGCAGAGTAGACACTGAGGGCTGCGTCCTTGGAGGGGAAGGATTTGCGTGCGGATGCCACCACCAGGGGGTTTCCAGTGCAGGCACGGGGCTGGGTGATGTACTGCATGTTGGATGTGCACCCCAGGGCCGTGTAGTTAGGCCGGCAGGCAGACAGGAAGTGAGGCGTCTGGTTTCCTGTAACCGCCTGACCCGCGTTGGCAAAGATGGTGGTGGTGAACAGGCCGAAGGAGAACAcccctgagggagagagagaaagagagaaagcgcgagagagagcaatgacagCCAACTAAAAGAGGAGGAGTTTAGTTATCCCAGCCTCGCTTGGATCCGCTGTTATCAGCTGAGGTGTGAAATTGCAAAAGCCTTCATGATCACCTGAAGTGATGAACATGCAAATCTGTCTGAAATTCTTCACACCAGTTTTAGCCATCACAAACTGCTGAAGCATGTCTCTTCCTTCCTCATTGTTGTGTTACTTGCATTCTCGTGTTTCTTCAAATGTAGGAAGTTCAATCaggaaggctggtctgaatgcttGTTTAACTTCATCAAGCCGCATAACATAATTCCCTCTGTTTTCTATTATACAGGCATAGTGGGAATGAATACAAACTTTCATCATCAGCATAGCGTCTAGTTCTTATCCTCTATCCTATTAGCCATGTGCAGAATGTCATTCACCTATTTACCTTTAGCCTATAAGCACGGCACAATAATGCACATTCTGCAGGCTTACTGTTTAACCTATCACTTTCCTCTCTTTCAACCAATGGGTGTCAATCTTGGGATGTATTTCTATGTCAACTTACCCATGTTCTCTCACttgctgtttttcagcagcagtttTCGACAACCATCCACCTTCCATAACCAgcagctataataaccttaaggccTGTCATTGGAACTCCGTTCTGCTAGCGGGAGGGGGGTGGGAGGGTGGGGTTGATGCCAGCTGCCAAGCAAAGGGCTACCTGTCTGGCTCCGAGGAACATTCCTCGGAGGTGAGGCCATACTCCAAATTATTTAATACAATTTCATATTGCACTCTCTCTCGCTGTTCATTCAGTTACGCCTCTACTCAAAATTATATCGTACTTCTTGTGTGTTTTTTAAGATCTATTTTCTATtacctatattattattatttacattatcaatatcattattattatctatattattatttatatttgtattttttattattattatctatattattaatatctatattattattttttattatctatattattaatatttctatgttattattaatatttctatcattattaataataattattatttctattataattattattattattatcattaatatttatattattattatctatattattattcatatttatatctatattattattttcgatattattatttttatctatatttatataattattattatgtatatAATCATcatctatattattatttatattatgattcatattattattattatcttcaatattattattattaacattatttacatattatttattattttcaatattattatttatattgttattattattattattattattatctacattattattatttatagctatattatttttattatctatctatattattatctatattatttttttatagcTATATTATTTTTATCTATCTATATTATATTAATTTTACCTATAttatttatatctatatctatattattattattattattatctacattattattattattatctacattattattatttgtagctATATTCTTTTTATTatctatctatattattattttttatagctATATTATTTTTATCtatctatattatattattattatctatattattatttatatctatatctatattattattattattattattattattattattattattattattattattattattattactacattgttgggaaagagctctcaCTGTACTGTTTTATACCAGTTATATCCTGTGCacagtgacaaatacattttcctTTAAAAAGACATCAAATTCAGGTACCCTTTTGTAGATATTTCCAATTCCAGGTGTGTTTATATCATCTTGTTTGACACACTAATCATTCAAGACTAGTTCAGGCAGGGCTGGGTGGTGTTGGTCTAAACCCTAGAGGCTGTAGTGGTTACCTAGGAAGCGGACGATGCGTCGCAGCAGGGGGTTGAAGTAGCAGCAGTCTGCTGTCACTATGGTCTTCTCTTGTGTCCCCTCAGCCTTCAGAAAGAACGCCACCAGCTCCCCCACCAGGAtctgtagagagaaggagagagacaaagagagagagacagacagacagcgagagagacagacagcaaacgagagagacagacagacagcaaacgagagagacagacagacagcaaacgagagagacagacagacagcaaacgagagagacagacagacagcaaacgagagagacagacagacagcaaacgagagagacagacagacagcaaacgagagagacagacagacagcaaacgagagagacagacagacagcaacgagagagacagacagacagcaaacgagaaagacagacagacaagcaaacgagagagaccagacaggacagcaacgagagagacagacagacagcaaacgagagagacagacagacagcaacgagagagacagacagacaacgagagagacagacagacaacgagagagacagacagacaacgagagagacagacagacagcgagagagacagacagacagcgagagagacagacagacagcgagagagacagacagacagacagagagagacagagagagagacagagagacagagagagagacagagagacagagagagagagagagacagagagagagagagacagacagagagagagagagaggacagagagagaggagagacagacagacagagagagagagagagacagagagagagagagagagacagagagacagagagagagaggagagacagagagagagagacagagagacagagagagagagagagagacagagagagagagagacagagagagagagacagagagagagacagagagagagacagagagagagagagacagagagagagagagacagagagagagagagacagagagagagagagacagagagagagagagacagagagagagagagacagacaaagagacaaagagagagagagacagagagagaaaaagagagagagacagagagacagaaagaggcagTGAGATCCAGTTAGCTTTATTGAGGGCCCTAAACTGAGCGAGAGAGCACGTCTTGAAAACGACAAGGTATTTTTGATTTAAAATAGGCTATGCACAAGTTCTTAGAAAGCCACTTGCCCACACAGACCTCAACGTTCTCACCACAACACGTGGCTTAATGTTAGCGCGTGGCTAGTGATCCCCATGTTCACACCCACACAGTTTCATTTGAaaccctcatcatcatcatcacattcGCAGGAGTCCAGCCATTTGTTTTTGTTACAAAAAATACCCACCATTGGGGAGAGGAACGTGCCAGGCTCGTGACAGCCGCAGAAACCCACTGAGTGCATGTGCTGACATGACTGCTTCATTGAGGGCCCTGAACTGTGAAACTCACTATTTTATGCACGGTACTCAGACAACATCAACCATCTCCAGGTTCCGGAACAACTTGCCCCAACAAAACATTTGCTTGTTCTCCTGTAGAAAACCATGTGTTTATCATTCCAACAGCAAGGACTTAAGCTAATAGCCTCCCTAACACTAAAGCATAACTGAATCCAAGTTATGTTCTCATGAAATATACATGTAAAATGCACTCGGGATCCACAATACAGAGGAATAGCAGAGAATAACACGTTACCTTCCCTTATTTATAgaaacgagagagaaagaaaagtttCA of Salmo trutta chromosome 1, fSalTru1.1, whole genome shotgun sequence contains these proteins:
- the LOC115201137 gene encoding phospholipid phosphatase-related protein type 5 isoform X1: MMAAEEEKPGLKSSSSIVPCFLFVELVIMAGTVLLAYYFEYTDTFPVHIQGFFCYDKTFSKPYPGPDETSKIPPLLVYSLVTGIPCFTILVGELVAFFLKAEGTQEKTIVTADCCYFNPLLRRIVRFLGVFSFGLFTTTIFANAGQAVTGNQTPHFLSACRPNYTALGCTSNMQYITQPRACTGNPLVVASARKSFPSKDAALSVYSAVYTVMYVTLVFRTKGTRLTKPTVSLTLLCLAMLVGVVKVAEYRNHWADVLAGFFTGGAIAVFLVTCVINNFQQTRPPPLPPRPQRPESVLGMPMVALPCVESPLEKLRGDLLSQRSHDHQPYRFPATPDVLIPSRSISSEV
- the LOC115201137 gene encoding phospholipid phosphatase-related protein type 5 isoform X3 — protein: MKQSCQHMHSVGFCGCHEPGTFLSPMILVGELVAFFLKAEGTQEKTIVTADCCYFNPLLRRIVRFLGVFSFGLFTTTIFANAGQAVTGNQTPHFLSACRPNYTALGCTSNMQYITQPRACTGNPLVVASARKSFPSKDAALSVYSAVYTVMYVTLVFRTKGTRLTKPTVSLTLLCLAMLVGVVKVAEYRNHWADVLAGFFTGGAIAVFLVTCVINNFQQTRPPPLPPRPQRPESVLGMPMVALPCVESPLENILHSPPPVLPTIPTFTSHSDQLLICFSCSSLVFLFFITLSTTSLSLSFPLSLLLPHLFSSVPPPLFFTPFSPLQTPRGSPFTEIT
- the LOC115201137 gene encoding phospholipid phosphatase-related protein type 5 isoform X5, giving the protein MFYFQLVIMAGTVLLAYYFEYTDTFPVHIQGFFCYDKTFSKPYPGPDETSKIPPLLVYSLVTGIPCFTILVGELVAFFLKAEGTQEKTIVTADCCYFNPLLRRIVRFLGVFSFGLFTTTIFANAGQAVTGNQTPHFLSACRPNYTALGCTSNMQYITQPRACTGNPLVVASARKSFPSKDAALSVYSAVYTVMYVTLVFRTKGTRLTKPTVSLTLLCLAMLVGVVKVAEYRNHWADVLAGFFTGGAIAVFLVTCVINNFQQTRPPPLPPRPQRPESVLGMPMVALPCVESPLEKLRGDLLSQRSHDHQPYRFPATPDVLIPSRSISSEV
- the LOC115201137 gene encoding phospholipid phosphatase-related protein type 5 isoform X2, with the translated sequence MMAAEEEKPGLKSSSSIVPCFLFVELVIMAGTVLLAYYFEYTDTFPVHIQGFFCYDKTFSKPYPGPDETSKIPPLLVYSLVTGIPCFTILVGELVAFFLKAEGTQEKTIVTADCCYFNPLLRRIVRFLGVFSFGLFTTTIFANAGQAVTGNQTPHFLSACRPNYTALGCTSNMQYITQPRACTGNPLVVASARKSFPSKDAALSVYSAVYTVMYVTLVFRTKGTRLTKPTVSLTLLCLAMLVGVVKVAEYRNHWADVLAGFFTGGAIAVFLVTCVINNFQQTRPPPLPPRPQRPESVLGMPMVALPCVESPLEKLSGTQHPALSSSCPPYHPYVHQPF
- the LOC115201137 gene encoding phospholipid phosphatase-related protein type 5 isoform X4, which translates into the protein MMAAEEEKPGLKSSSSIVPCFLFVELVIMAGTVLLAYYFEYTDTFPVHIQGFFCYDKTFSKPYPGPDETSKIPPLLVYSLVTGIPCFTILVGELVAFFLKAEGTQEKTIVTADCCYFNPLLRRIVRFLGVFSFGLFTTTIFANAGQAVTGNQTPHFLSACRPNYTALGCTSNMQYITQPRACTGNPLVVASARKSFPSKDAALSVYSAVYTVMYVTLVFRTKGTRLTKPTVSLTLLCLAMLVGVVKVAEYRNHWADVLAGFFTGGAIAVFLVTCVINNFQQTRPPPLPPRPQRPESVLGMPMVALPCVESPLEKLSGTQTPRGSPFTEIT